In a single window of the Phaeobacter sp. G2 genome:
- a CDS encoding SDR family NAD(P)-dependent oxidoreductase, producing MEMQDLFTLNGKTALITGGATGIGRMAAEAMVRAGARVLIASRKGHACEAVAQELNALDAPGSAEGFAGDVGTEEGIIALVDEVKSRTEQLDILMNNSGITWGAELKDFPHQAWEKVMNVNVTGVFDLTRRLLPMLIKSGELGDPARVINVGSVMGEIPMGDGAYSYSASKAAVIHMSKILAKELAHKHVTVNALAPGPFVSRMTAFATGDEEKREKVGNDVPLGRVGCYEDIAGSVLFLSGKGGAYVTGAVVPISGGINVMSGQNIFGSVME from the coding sequence ATTGAGATGCAGGATCTGTTTACACTCAACGGCAAAACCGCACTGATCACCGGCGGCGCAACCGGCATTGGCCGGATGGCGGCTGAAGCCATGGTCCGGGCTGGCGCCCGGGTCTTGATCGCCTCGCGTAAAGGCCATGCCTGCGAAGCCGTGGCGCAAGAACTGAACGCATTGGATGCACCGGGCTCGGCCGAAGGTTTTGCCGGCGATGTCGGCACCGAAGAGGGCATCATCGCCCTGGTGGATGAGGTTAAATCCCGCACCGAACAGCTTGATATTTTGATGAATAACTCTGGTATCACCTGGGGGGCAGAGCTCAAGGACTTCCCCCATCAGGCTTGGGAAAAGGTTATGAATGTCAATGTGACTGGCGTTTTTGATCTGACCCGTCGCTTGCTGCCAATGTTGATCAAAAGCGGTGAGCTGGGAGATCCGGCGCGGGTGATCAATGTAGGCTCGGTCATGGGGGAAATCCCTATGGGGGATGGCGCCTATAGCTATTCCGCCTCCAAGGCGGCGGTCATTCATATGTCCAAAATTCTTGCCAAGGAACTGGCCCATAAGCATGTCACGGTAAATGCGCTGGCCCCTGGGCCCTTTGTTTCCAGAATGACGGCCTTTGCCACCGGCGACGAGGAAAAGCGGGAAAAAGTCGGCAACGATGTCCCCCTTGGCCGGGTTGGCTGCTACGAGGATATCGCGGGCTCTGTGTTGTTTCTCAGCGGCAAGGGCGGCGCCTATGTCACAGGGGCGGTGGTGCCGATTTCAGGTGGTATCAATGTCATGTCCGGTCAGAATATTTTTGGCAGCGTAATGGAATAG